One Idiomarina loihiensis L2TR genomic window carries:
- a CDS encoding AAA family ATPase: MDFSSSSQYVVSQELATAVNAAVTLEKPLLLKGEPGTGKTRLAEELANALDTELLQWSIKSTTKAQQGLYEYDAVSRLRDSQLGSEKVHEISNYIRPGKLWQAFTAEKRPVLLIDEIDKADVEFPNDLLHELDQMAFHVYETGEQIKAEQRPIVLITSNNEKALPDAFLRRCFFHYIQFPDSDTLKAIVDVHFPDLHRDLLDTALALFFELRDVPGLKKKPSTSELLDWLRLLLVEDIDANELRKSREQGGLLPLSGALLKHEQDVERLAEYARIQRR; this comes from the coding sequence ATGGATTTTAGCAGTAGCTCTCAGTATGTCGTGTCGCAAGAACTGGCGACAGCCGTTAACGCCGCCGTAACGCTAGAGAAACCTTTATTACTGAAAGGCGAGCCGGGCACGGGCAAAACTCGTCTTGCCGAGGAACTGGCAAATGCTTTAGATACCGAGTTACTGCAATGGTCAATTAAATCCACAACGAAAGCACAGCAGGGCTTGTATGAGTACGATGCTGTCTCTCGTTTACGTGATAGTCAGCTGGGCAGTGAAAAAGTACACGAGATTAGTAATTATATTCGCCCCGGTAAATTGTGGCAGGCGTTTACCGCGGAAAAGCGTCCCGTTCTGCTCATTGATGAAATCGATAAAGCGGATGTTGAGTTTCCGAATGACTTATTGCACGAGCTGGATCAAATGGCGTTTCACGTTTATGAAACCGGTGAGCAGATTAAAGCCGAGCAGCGTCCCATTGTGCTGATTACCTCGAACAATGAAAAAGCCTTGCCCGATGCGTTTTTACGCCGCTGCTTTTTTCACTACATTCAGTTTCCTGACAGCGACACATTAAAAGCCATTGTCGATGTACACTTCCCTGATTTACATCGTGATTTATTGGATACCGCGCTAGCGTTGTTTTTTGAGTTGAGAGATGTGCCCGGGCTGAAGAAAAAACCATCGACATCGGAGTTACTGGACTGGTTACGCTTGTTATTGGTCGAAGATATTGATGCCAATGAATTGCGTAAAAGCCGTGAACAGGGCGGTTTGCTGCCTTTATCAGGTGCTTTACTCAAGCACGAACAAGATGTGGAGCGCTTAGCTGAATACGCTCGCATTCAACGGCGCTAG
- a CDS encoding phospholipase D family protein — protein MTPLLPACPDNQFQLLENAHRALIERVRLIRQARHHIALQYYLWRPDSSGLTLLKELLDAVERGVRVDLLLDDLHSKPLEPLLRDLSSRANFNIRLFNPFKHRRWRWLNWLTDFKRMNRRMHNKSMLVDAEVGIVGGRNVGNEYFGTHAGQLFSDLDVIAKGKIVKTLLDDWRQYWNCTLSVAVNAISSSDKPRLFNDIWKGYQKQPELRDLHQFVLSDEHLTDTPQSDAETWYQATATVVSDDPLKALPDSKPSRLVTQQLTQTLGLAKQSIVLVSPYFVPTPTGVKELENLSEQGVKVRVLTNSLAVTDVPAVHAGYQRHRRRLLLSGVKLFELKRTEEKPLRKDVRPYFRRSASSLHAKTVTVDSEKVFVGSFNFDPRSAQINTESGLLIESAEMAERINAMFEHELPLRSYEARLNRFYKLYWLDKSKIPALRLYKEPGAGIWRRLAVWLTARLPVDHLL, from the coding sequence ATGACACCTTTACTGCCCGCGTGCCCGGACAATCAGTTTCAATTGCTGGAAAATGCTCACCGGGCGCTGATTGAACGGGTGAGGTTAATACGTCAGGCCAGGCATCATATTGCGTTACAATACTATTTGTGGCGTCCCGACAGCAGTGGCCTTACCCTGCTTAAGGAATTACTGGATGCCGTCGAGCGTGGCGTGCGGGTCGACCTTCTGCTGGATGATTTGCACAGCAAACCTTTAGAACCTTTATTGCGAGATTTATCCTCCCGCGCTAATTTCAATATTAGGCTTTTTAATCCGTTTAAGCACAGACGCTGGCGCTGGCTAAACTGGTTAACCGACTTTAAGCGCATGAATCGGCGAATGCATAATAAATCGATGCTGGTCGATGCGGAAGTGGGGATTGTTGGTGGGCGAAATGTTGGTAACGAGTATTTTGGTACACATGCGGGACAACTGTTTTCCGATCTTGATGTAATAGCGAAAGGCAAAATCGTTAAGACGTTACTTGATGACTGGCGGCAATACTGGAACTGCACTTTATCGGTTGCGGTTAACGCAATAAGCTCGTCGGATAAACCGAGATTGTTTAACGATATTTGGAAAGGTTATCAAAAACAACCGGAACTTCGAGATTTACACCAGTTTGTTCTTTCTGACGAACACTTGACAGACACTCCCCAGAGCGACGCTGAAACCTGGTATCAGGCAACCGCAACGGTTGTCAGTGATGATCCTTTAAAGGCTCTGCCTGATAGTAAGCCGAGCCGGTTGGTGACGCAGCAGTTAACGCAAACTCTTGGCTTGGCAAAGCAATCTATTGTTTTGGTTTCTCCTTATTTTGTGCCGACGCCTACAGGTGTTAAAGAGCTGGAGAATTTGTCGGAGCAGGGAGTAAAAGTTCGCGTGCTGACTAATTCACTGGCAGTGACAGATGTCCCGGCCGTACATGCGGGCTACCAGCGACACCGACGAAGGCTGTTGTTGTCAGGTGTAAAACTGTTTGAGCTGAAACGAACCGAGGAAAAACCTTTACGCAAAGATGTGCGTCCTTATTTCAGACGCTCGGCGTCTAGCCTGCATGCTAAAACCGTGACAGTGGACAGTGAGAAAGTCTTTGTTGGATCATTTAATTTTGACCCGCGTTCTGCGCAAATTAACACAGAGTCGGGGCTTTTAATTGAGTCAGCGGAGATGGCAGAGAGAATTAACGCGATGTTTGAGCACGAACTACCGCTGCGATCGTATGAGGCTCGACTCAACCGTTTTTATAAACTGTATTGGCTGGATAAAAGTAAAATACCGGCGTTACGGCTCTATAAAGAGCCGGGAGCCGGTATTTGGCGACGGTTGGCGGTTTGGTTAACCGCCAGGTTGCCGGTTGATCATTTACTCTAG
- a CDS encoding hybrid sensor histidine kinase/response regulator, translated as MPTRISNENLAALLNVGSHLSLFIWEDAPGWPVRFVSDNIQDLLGYKKTRLESHEIQYRDLINQDDLPRVMEEVNSLLSKESGSSLTHQDYRVKHAKGHDVWVSDTTVLLRYEDGKNHLYGYLIDVTERKQLQIALEMERNRLQLILDATRLGTWEWNPQTGVTIFNQRWASMFGWDVCELETNVESWSSRLHPEDYDDVWQAIKNHLDGVTPFYESLHRIRHRDGHWVYVLDRGKIIERDNQGRAIRYTGTVTDVTEQKKAELNALKAAHAKNVFLANMSHEIRTPLHGILGIASVLESTDLNPYQQQLLGTIKNSGDYLLTTLNDVLDLTQAEEGQLKVKRGVHSPAKVLGHVIQLFEQPVKDKGLEFIIDIDADIPERTLMDRARIAQVISNLVSNALKFTERGSIAIKASWEVDSEKQSEGDLIVKVQDTGVGIYDTQRIWQLFEQEQDGLNRPEGGSGLGLAIVRNLVQLLSGTIQVDSEPEQGSCFTLCIPMSVQSESAHQPEQNVLPKLTKKQVLVVDDNKINQLIIKEMLLSLNQYVDLVSDAHNALKMMQARDYDVLFMDLHMPHMDGMEATRALRDMHIHQPYVIALTADAYPETRTQALRSGMDDYVTKPFVKADIARVLERFDMLLSRKPTD; from the coding sequence ATGCCAACACGTATTTCCAATGAAAACCTCGCAGCTCTGCTGAATGTGGGAAGTCATTTAAGTCTGTTTATTTGGGAGGATGCTCCGGGGTGGCCAGTACGTTTTGTTTCAGACAACATACAAGACCTTTTAGGCTATAAAAAAACGCGCTTAGAAAGCCATGAAATTCAGTACCGGGATCTCATTAATCAGGACGATTTGCCCCGTGTCATGGAGGAGGTCAATTCACTTCTTAGCAAGGAATCCGGCTCTTCATTGACTCATCAGGATTATCGGGTAAAGCATGCTAAAGGACACGATGTATGGGTATCTGATACAACGGTACTATTACGATACGAAGATGGTAAGAACCATCTTTATGGTTACTTGATTGATGTGACTGAACGTAAACAGTTGCAAATTGCGCTCGAGATGGAGCGTAACCGATTACAGCTTATTTTAGATGCGACCCGTTTAGGTACCTGGGAATGGAACCCGCAAACCGGCGTTACTATTTTTAACCAACGCTGGGCTAGTATGTTTGGCTGGGATGTCTGCGAGTTGGAAACGAATGTAGAAAGCTGGTCGAGTCGTTTGCACCCTGAAGATTACGACGACGTATGGCAGGCGATTAAGAATCACCTGGACGGAGTGACTCCTTTCTATGAAAGCCTTCATCGCATAAGGCATCGTGACGGTCATTGGGTTTATGTACTGGACAGAGGAAAGATTATAGAGCGGGACAACCAAGGCCGGGCCATTCGCTACACCGGAACGGTTACCGATGTCACAGAACAGAAAAAAGCCGAGTTGAATGCGTTAAAAGCCGCTCATGCAAAAAATGTGTTTCTGGCGAATATGTCACACGAAATTCGAACCCCTCTACACGGTATACTGGGTATCGCCTCTGTGTTGGAGTCAACAGACCTCAATCCATATCAGCAGCAATTACTGGGTACAATAAAGAACAGCGGCGACTATCTGCTGACAACGTTGAATGATGTGCTCGATTTAACCCAGGCCGAAGAAGGGCAGCTAAAAGTCAAAAGAGGTGTTCACTCGCCGGCAAAAGTGTTGGGCCATGTTATTCAGCTGTTTGAACAGCCTGTAAAAGATAAAGGTCTGGAATTTATTATCGATATTGATGCTGATATTCCGGAGCGAACATTAATGGATCGGGCTCGTATTGCCCAGGTGATCAGTAATTTAGTCAGTAACGCTTTAAAGTTTACCGAGCGAGGCTCTATAGCGATTAAAGCAAGTTGGGAAGTTGATAGCGAAAAACAAAGCGAAGGCGACCTTATCGTAAAAGTACAGGATACCGGAGTTGGTATTTATGATACTCAGCGTATTTGGCAACTTTTTGAGCAAGAGCAGGATGGGTTAAACCGTCCGGAAGGCGGCAGCGGACTGGGGCTTGCCATAGTACGTAACCTGGTGCAGTTATTAAGCGGCACGATTCAGGTGGACAGCGAGCCTGAACAGGGATCCTGCTTCACGCTTTGCATACCAATGAGCGTTCAGTCTGAAAGCGCACACCAACCAGAGCAAAATGTTTTGCCTAAGCTAACGAAAAAACAGGTGTTGGTCGTTGATGATAATAAAATCAACCAATTGATAATAAAAGAAATGCTGCTGTCTCTTAACCAATATGTTGATTTGGTAAGTGATGCCCATAATGCATTAAAAATGATGCAGGCCAGAGACTACGACGTACTCTTTATGGATCTTCATATGCCGCATATGGATGGTATGGAAGCAACCAGAGCGTTGCGGGATATGCACATTCACCAACCTTATGTGATTGCGCTTACCGCGGACGCTTACCCTGAGACACGCACTCAGGCGTTGCGTTCTGGTATGGACGATTACGTGACAAAACCCTTTGTCAAAGCCGATATAGCCAGAGTGCTTGAACGCTTTGATATGCTGTTATCCAGAAAGCCCACCGATTAG
- a CDS encoding vWA domain-containing protein, with product MFIDFFQTLRRHGLKTSITEWLDLLSAMKANLAFADVEQFYYLSRLILVKDESQYDKFDRAFSEYVDKVAKVDVTEKIPHDWLENALKRNLSDEEKSKVQQLGSLDELMKTFQERLKEQQKRHQGGSKWIGTGGTSPFGAYGYHPGGIRIGQDGNRNRSAAKVWDKREFCDLDDNARLEQRGFQVALRKLRQFARTGAATELDLNSTIEATSKKGGLLDLKWQSERHNAVKIILLLDVGGSMDDYVYQCEQLFTALKNEFKHLELFYFHNCVYEGVWRENSRRREEQIPTKQLIQTYGEDYKLLFVGDATMGPYEIAYPGGSVEHWNEEPGEAWMNRLTRHFEKVAWLNPQPEKHWRYYMSVRMIHDLVDGRMYPLTLEGLERAMSGLR from the coding sequence ATGTTTATAGATTTTTTTCAAACCCTGCGACGGCATGGGCTAAAAACCAGTATTACCGAATGGCTGGATTTACTTAGTGCCATGAAAGCCAACTTAGCGTTTGCCGATGTCGAGCAATTTTATTATTTATCGCGGCTTATTCTGGTAAAAGATGAGTCCCAGTATGACAAGTTCGACCGTGCCTTCAGCGAATATGTGGATAAAGTTGCTAAAGTTGATGTGACTGAGAAAATTCCGCATGACTGGTTAGAGAATGCTTTGAAGCGCAACTTGAGCGATGAAGAAAAAAGCAAAGTTCAGCAGTTGGGCAGTCTGGATGAGCTCATGAAAACTTTTCAGGAGCGCTTAAAAGAACAGCAAAAGCGTCATCAGGGCGGCTCGAAGTGGATAGGCACAGGCGGAACTTCGCCTTTTGGAGCGTATGGTTATCACCCCGGTGGTATCCGCATTGGGCAGGACGGTAACCGTAATCGCAGTGCGGCGAAAGTATGGGACAAGCGGGAATTCTGTGACCTGGATGACAATGCCCGGCTTGAGCAGCGCGGTTTTCAGGTGGCGCTCAGAAAGCTACGTCAGTTCGCCCGCACCGGTGCCGCGACTGAACTTGATTTAAACAGCACCATTGAAGCCACTTCAAAAAAAGGTGGTCTACTTGATTTGAAGTGGCAGTCCGAGCGTCATAATGCGGTTAAAATTATTCTACTGTTAGACGTTGGCGGTTCAATGGACGACTATGTTTACCAGTGCGAGCAATTGTTCACCGCGTTAAAAAACGAGTTCAAGCATCTGGAGTTGTTTTACTTTCATAACTGCGTATATGAAGGCGTGTGGCGGGAGAATTCACGCCGGCGCGAGGAGCAAATTCCGACTAAACAGTTAATCCAGACTTACGGCGAGGACTATAAGCTGTTGTTTGTCGGCGATGCTACTATGGGGCCGTACGAGATAGCGTATCCGGGGGGCAGTGTAGAACACTGGAATGAAGAGCCCGGCGAAGCCTGGATGAACCGTTTAACCCGTCACTTTGAAAAAGTAGCCTGGCTTAACCCGCAGCCAGAAAAACATTGGCGTTATTACATGTCGGTTAGAATGATACATGACTTAGTGGATGGAAGAATGTACCCATTGACTCTCGAAGGGCTTGAAAGGGCGATGAGTGGATTGCGATGA